Proteins encoded together in one Terriglobus saanensis SP1PR4 window:
- a CDS encoding DUF3309 family protein has translation MPLILLLVILVLLFGGGGYYMGPGVGYYGGGGLSLVLLIVILYLLFGRGRGRI, from the coding sequence ATGCCACTCATACTTCTTCTTGTCATTCTCGTGCTTCTCTTCGGCGGCGGTGGTTATTACATGGGTCCTGGCGTCGGCTACTACGGCGGTGGCGGACTCAGCCTCGTGCTGCTCATCGTGATTCTTTACCTGCTCTTCGGTAGAGGACGCGGACGCATCTAG
- a CDS encoding outer membrane beta-barrel protein, with protein sequence MFFLKIVASMALISTPILWAQAAYTAGRVGDLQVGAEFVLGQSKYLPVQTVSGSFIDPVVLSQKVDLKGFGGYATFDWREHYGVELNIRHAKGKQDDGQSENTVEFGGRYVVVRKYRMAPYAKAMIGRGVYNYPDGAGSLAFNLYALGVGVDYHATSYINVRAEYEYQSWLNVPIQNPQPQLISIGVAYRFH encoded by the coding sequence GTGTTTTTTCTGAAAATTGTCGCCAGCATGGCGTTAATATCCACACCTATACTGTGGGCGCAAGCGGCGTATACGGCTGGTCGTGTGGGAGATCTGCAGGTCGGCGCGGAGTTTGTCCTGGGCCAATCGAAGTATCTTCCGGTTCAGACCGTGTCGGGTTCGTTCATCGATCCCGTGGTTCTATCGCAGAAGGTGGATCTGAAGGGATTCGGTGGATACGCGACCTTCGATTGGCGTGAGCACTACGGAGTGGAACTCAATATCCGACACGCCAAGGGCAAACAAGACGACGGCCAATCCGAGAACACGGTTGAGTTCGGTGGGCGATATGTTGTTGTGCGCAAGTACAGGATGGCTCCTTACGCGAAGGCGATGATCGGGCGTGGGGTTTACAACTACCCTGATGGCGCTGGTTCGCTTGCGTTCAATTTATATGCCCTGGGGGTGGGCGTGGACTACCACGCGACCAGCTACATCAACGTGCGCGCAGAGTACGAGTATCAAAGCTGGCTGAACGTCCCGATCCAGAACCCTCAGCCGCAGTTGATTTCCATCGGCGTGGCGTATCGCTTTCATTAA
- a CDS encoding aminotransferase class V-fold PLP-dependent enzyme, with amino-acid sequence MRWSRRDVLKQAGMISVAGTVGTAVPDAMLGETKKTSSTKAGQVLTSQQVPHTDGDFHDNLFTRLGIRPLINCRGTITAISGSTSLPEVKQAMYNASLYHVRMDEMMLAVGAELGKLCGAEWGIATTGTAAATCLATVACIAGTDVEKSQALPYIKKKDQVVIPKTSRNPYDIGVRMCGVEMVEFSTPEELRAKISERTAMLYILANPRYDDTPMSTKNLAAICKEKGIPVFVDAAATEPNTPNPHLVAGADLVAYSGGKCMRGPQSAGLLIGNKGLCQAAYFQGAPHHNYGRAMKCSKEETMGLLAAVRAWHTRDHTAEQAMWLGWMQSIADRMTGLPSVKATVLPSAPEGSIDRSPGVRITWDASVVGITGTELAKLLDEAPTRIVMGGTGVRPDTMMSSVTIYGYIMTPAEVKIVADAIYAALSHPPHYADPVIPTGTSASVQGNWAVTIHYLRGTGEQRFVLKQEGNVVTGDHHGELYNATFHGAVHADQIAMTSVLPVVGYPLTCHFKGVVQGSSMSGTLAMGEYGEATWEAVRS; translated from the coding sequence ATGCGCTGGTCACGACGCGATGTATTGAAACAGGCCGGAATGATCTCGGTGGCCGGAACCGTTGGCACTGCTGTGCCGGATGCAATGTTGGGCGAGACGAAGAAAACTTCTTCGACGAAGGCGGGTCAGGTCCTGACGTCGCAGCAGGTGCCCCATACAGACGGCGATTTTCACGACAATCTCTTTACGAGGTTGGGGATTCGGCCACTCATCAACTGTCGAGGCACGATTACGGCAATCAGTGGATCCACTTCGCTGCCCGAGGTGAAGCAGGCGATGTACAACGCGTCGCTGTACCACGTCCGCATGGATGAAATGATGCTGGCTGTGGGTGCGGAGCTGGGTAAACTGTGCGGAGCGGAGTGGGGTATTGCGACGACCGGAACAGCCGCGGCAACCTGTCTTGCAACCGTGGCCTGCATCGCCGGAACAGATGTAGAGAAGAGCCAGGCTCTTCCGTACATCAAGAAGAAAGACCAGGTGGTGATCCCGAAGACCTCGCGCAATCCGTATGACATTGGGGTGCGTATGTGTGGAGTGGAGATGGTGGAGTTCTCGACTCCGGAGGAGCTCCGCGCAAAGATTAGCGAGCGCACCGCCATGCTCTATATTTTGGCGAATCCTCGTTACGACGACACACCGATGAGCACGAAAAATCTTGCGGCCATCTGCAAAGAGAAGGGCATCCCGGTATTTGTGGACGCGGCGGCGACGGAGCCAAATACACCGAATCCTCATCTTGTGGCCGGAGCGGACCTGGTGGCTTACTCCGGTGGCAAATGCATGCGTGGACCTCAGTCCGCAGGGCTTTTGATTGGCAATAAGGGTCTCTGCCAGGCTGCCTATTTTCAAGGCGCACCGCATCACAACTACGGCCGCGCGATGAAGTGCAGCAAGGAAGAGACGATGGGGCTGCTGGCCGCCGTACGTGCGTGGCACACGCGAGATCATACGGCGGAACAGGCGATGTGGCTCGGTTGGATGCAGTCGATTGCGGACCGCATGACGGGTCTTCCTTCGGTGAAGGCAACCGTGTTGCCGTCGGCTCCAGAGGGCTCGATCGATCGCAGTCCGGGCGTGCGGATTACGTGGGATGCAAGTGTCGTCGGAATTACCGGGACCGAGCTTGCGAAGTTGCTTGATGAAGCACCGACGCGAATCGTGATGGGTGGAACGGGCGTTCGTCCGGACACAATGATGAGTTCGGTGACGATCTATGGATACATCATGACGCCAGCCGAGGTGAAGATTGTGGCCGATGCGATCTATGCAGCGCTGAGCCATCCTCCGCACTATGCGGATCCCGTTATACCCACGGGGACTTCGGCTTCAGTGCAAGGGAACTGGGCTGTGACGATTCATTATCTGCGCGGCACAGGCGAACAGCGCTTTGTGCTGAAGCAGGAAGGAAATGTCGTAACCGGCGATCATCATGGCGAACTGTACAACGCCACGTTCCACGGTGCGGTTCATGCCGACCAGATCGCGATGACGAGCGTGTTGCCTGTGGTGGGTTATCCACTGACGTGCCACTTTAAGGGCGTGGTACAAGGCAGCAGCATGTCGGGAACGCTGGCAATGGGGGAGTATGGTGAAGCTACCTGGGAAGCAGTGCGCAGCTAA
- a CDS encoding DUF72 domain-containing protein — protein MTRRSMSGMRESLARERIEPMRMHPTGMNRIGTAGWSLPAKPKAEGTHLYHYARTLNCAEINSTFYRPHRATTWAKWAAETPAHFRFSIKAPKAITHEAKLREAKTLLHGFFDQIKPIEHKQGPILFQLPPSLAFDATLAEDFFTTLRALYKGETALSHATPHGLPKKPMYSSGSTQSPVWQPIRPRHPPKQPFPEVTLR, from the coding sequence ATGACAAGAAGAAGTATGAGTGGCATGCGCGAAAGTCTAGCACGGGAACGCATAGAACCGATGAGAATGCATCCAACAGGGATGAATCGCATCGGGACCGCAGGCTGGTCGCTCCCCGCAAAGCCAAAAGCAGAAGGCACCCACCTCTACCACTACGCTCGCACGCTCAATTGCGCGGAGATCAACTCCACCTTCTACCGTCCCCATCGTGCCACCACCTGGGCAAAGTGGGCTGCGGAGACACCTGCGCACTTTCGCTTCTCGATCAAAGCGCCCAAGGCCATCACGCATGAGGCAAAACTCCGCGAAGCCAAAACTTTACTTCACGGCTTTTTTGACCAGATCAAACCCATCGAACACAAACAGGGGCCCATTCTCTTTCAACTACCGCCCTCGCTTGCCTTCGATGCCACGCTCGCCGAGGACTTCTTCACCACGCTTCGTGCGCTCTACAAAGGGGAAACCGCCTTGAGCCACGCCACGCCACATGGTTTACCGAAGAAACCGATGTACTCCTCCGGCAGTACGCAGTCGCCCGTGTGGCAGCCGATCCGGCCAAGGCATCCCCCAAAGCAGCCATTCCCGGAGGTGACGTTACGCTGA